In Castor canadensis chromosome 11, mCasCan1.hap1v2, whole genome shotgun sequence, a single genomic region encodes these proteins:
- the Haspin gene encoding serine/threonine-protein kinase haspin, translating into MAASRSRAGSRLFRTYGAGGGGRPRCRLGGEAVRWFSPQDRKRFFSSSASSDASCEPSHSVPSDDPDDPDFPGSPVGRRRRRPGARRALTATPRRQRLRARPPQKCSTPCGPYRPPPFPSRNPGRLSPDLSVCSQPEDGDELGTSASLFSSPASPEAPASPDAASAAPSDFSSPDRTSLPDSREAYTGGGRFTRMALRAHASLRSALCNLTDSGSPEDSEFRTDEKDVKGSCSKRRRKGDRLGAPALSGMGKKRAADQGSCQKTGSQGAVRIDYEEARGCSGFIVPGKVDRLKRAEPSQKRKHQEAVETSVLHSHQTKKGQKMGEDSSLSQDLTHLQKTCSWTKAKASFSFHKKKIVTDVLEACSNYTIATSLSGSLLSNRSVVNRTNSALSPWHSSSLYLLSPLKTLHVVDKKASDAEKVYGECNQEGPIPFSCCLSTRKLEYCEKIGEGVFGEVFQTITDHTPVALKIIAIEGPDLVNGSHQKTFEEILPEIIISKELSLLSDETCNRTEGFIGLNSVHCVQGCYPPLLLKAWDHYNSTKGSANDRPDFFEEDQLFIVLEFEFGGIDLEQMKTKLPSIATAKSILHQITASLAVAEASLHFEHRDLHWGNVLLKKTNLKELHYTLNGKTSTIPTRGLQVNIIDYTLSRLERDGIVVFCDISMDEDLFTGEGDYQFEIYRLMRKENNNCWGEYHPYNNVLWLHYLTDKILNQMTFKKKCSTPAMRQVKRQLQHFQRTVLNFSSAADLLCQHSLFK; encoded by the coding sequence ATGGCGGCGTCACGCTCGCGGGCCGGGAGCCGGCTGTTCCGGACGTACGGGGCTGGGGGCGGCGGGAGGCCGCGGTGCCGGCTGGGCGGGGAAGCCGTGCGGTGGTTCTCCCCGCAGGATCGCAAGCGCTTCTTCAGCAGCAGCGCCAGCAGCGACGCCAGCTGCGAGCCCTCGCACTCCGTGCCTTCCGACGACCCTGACGACCCCGACTTCCCCGGCAGCCCGGTCGGCCGACGGCGAAGGCGTCCTGGGGCCCGGCGGGCTCTGACCGCGACCCCGAGACGCCAGAGGCTGAGGGCTCGGCCCCCGCAGAAGTGCAGCACCCCGTGCGGCCCGTACCGACCGCCGCCCTTCCCCAGCCGCAACCCGGGCCGCCTGAGCCCGGACCTCAGCGTGTGCAGCCAGCCGGAGGACGGCGacgagctgggcaccagtgcctcCCTGTTCAGCTCTCCGGCCTCGCCCGAGGCCCCCGCCTCTCCGGATGCAGCCTCCGCAGCCCCGAGCGATTTCTCCTCCCCGGACCGAACATCCCTCCCCGACTCCCGGGAAGCATACACCGGAGGAGGCAGGTTCACCAGGATGGCCCTCCGAGCGCACGCCAGCCTCAGGTCAGCCCTCTGTAACCTTACGGACTCAGGAAGCCCTGAGGATTCTGAGTTCCGGACAGATGAAAAGGATGTGAAGGGGTCCTGTAGTAAAAGGCGGCGGAAAGGAGACAGACTCGGGGCCCCTGCTCTATCGGGCATGGGTAAAAAGAGGGCAGCAGACCAAGGCTCTTGTCAAAAGACTGGGTCTCAAGGAGCCGTCCGGATAGATTATGAGGAGGCTAGAGGCTGCAGCGGCTTTATTGTACCTGGGAAAGTCGACAGGCTTAAGAGAGCTGAGCCAAGCCAGAAGAGGAAGCATCAGGAAGCAGTGGAAACCTCTGTTCTCCATTCCCACCAGACTAAAAAAGGCCAAAAGATGGGAGAAGATTCATCCCTTTCCCAGGACCtaactcatttacagaaaacCTGCTCTTGGACCAAAGCCAAGGCCTCCTTCAGTTTCCACAAGAAGAAAATTGTGACTGATGTGTTGGAGGCATGCAGCAACTATACCATTGCCACTTCCCTCTCTGGGTCCCTCTTATCAAACCGTTCTGTCGTGAACAGAACAAACAGTGCTCTGTCCCCTTGGCACTCCTCTTCTCTGTATTTGCTAAGCCCTTTAAAGACTCTACATGTTGTAGACAAAAAGGCATCTGATGCTGAAAAGGTTTATGGGGAATGCAATCAGGAAGGCCCTATCCCCTTTAGCTGTTGCCTTTCCACAAGAAAACTGGAATACTGTGAGAAGATTGGGGAAGGGGTGTTTGGTGAAGTGTTTCAAACAATCACTGATCACACACCTGTAGCCCTAAAAATCATTGCTATTGAAGGACCAGATTTAGTCAATGGATCCCATCAGAAAACCTTTGAGGAAATCCTGCCAGAGATCATCATTTCCAAAGAGTTGAGCCTCCTGTCTGATGAGACATGCAACCGCACAGAAGGCTTTATTGGTTTGAACTCGGTGCACTGTGTTCAAGGGTGTTACCCTCCCTTGCTCCTCAAAGCCTGGGATCACTATAACTCAACCAAAGGGTCTGCAAATGACCGGCCTGACTTTTTTGAGGAAGACCAGCTCTTCATTGTACTTGAATTTGAGTTTGGTGGCATCGACTTAGAGCAAATGAAAACTAAACTGCCCTCCATTGCTACTGCAAAGAGCATTCTACACCAGATCACAGCATCCCTTGCAGTGGCAGAGGCATCTCTGCACTTTGAGCACCGGGACTTACACTGGGGGAATGtgctcttaaagaaaaccaacctCAAAGAGCTCCACTACACTCTTAATGGAAAGACAAGCACCATCCCCACCCGTGGGCTGCAAGTCAACATCATTGACTACACACTGTCACGCTTGGAACGGGATGGGATTGTGGttttctgtgacatttccatggatGAGGACCTATTTACAGGTGAAGGTGACTACCAGTTTGAAATCTACAGGCTCATGAGGAAGGAGAACAACAACTGCTGGGGTGAATATCACCCTTATAATAATGTGCTTTGGCTACATTACCTCACAGACAAGATTCTGAATCAAATGACCTTTAAGAAAAAGTGTAGTACTCCTGCCATGAGGCAAGTGAAGAGACAGCTCCAGCATTTCCAAAGGACAGTACTGAACTTCAGCTCTGCCGCTGACCTGCTCTGCCAACACAGTCTATTTAAGTAA
- the P2rx5 gene encoding P2X purinoceptor 5 isoform X1 — translation MGQAGWKSLLLSLFDYKTEKYVVAKNKKVGLLYRLLQLSILLYLVVWVFLVKKSYQDTDTSLQSAVVTKVKGVAYTNTSALGERLWDVADYVIPSQGENVFFVVTNLIVTANQRQGICAEREGIPDGKCSQDNDCHAGEPVIAGHGVKTGRCLRVENSTRGTCEIFAWCPVETQSRPTEPLLREAEDFTIFIKNFIRFPKFNFSKDNVLEVSNRDFLKSCRFGPKNRYCPIFHLGSVVRWAGSSFQDIALEGGVIGIHIEWDCDLDKAASACNPHYYFNRLDNKHTKSVSSGYNFRFARYYRDAAGVEFRNLMKAYGIRFDVIVNGKAGKFSIIPTIINVGSGLALMGAGAFFCDLVLIYILKKREFYRDKKYEEVRGREDRAKVIEPGLLEDEPPGGRREEQPPAPPRSSNWQQNGPMGLQQLGSARSGLQENAKVNAEQLQTLQTVKM, via the exons ATGGGGCAGGCAGGCTGGAAGAGCCTCCTTCTGTCGCTGTTCGACTACAAGACCGAAAAGTATGTGGTCGCCAAGAACAAGAAGGTGGGGCTACTCTACAGACTGCTGCAGCTCTCCATCCTGCTCTACCTGGTGGT ATGGGTGTTCCTGGTGAAGAAGAGTTACCAAGATACTGACACCTCATTGCAAAGTGCTGTTGTCACCAAAGTCAAAGGCGTGGCCTATACCAACACCTCTGCGCTTGGGGAGCGGCTCTGGGATGTTGCTGACTATGTCATCCCATCCCAG GGGGAGAATGTCTTCTTCGTGGTCACCAACCTGATCGTGACTGCCAATCAACGGCAGGGCATCTGTGCTGAG CGTGAAGGCATTCCTGATGGCAAGTGTTCTCAGGACAACGACTGCCATGCTGGGGAGCCTgttatagctgggcatg GAGTGAAGACTGGCCGCTGTCTGCGAGTGGAGAACTCAACCAGGGGCACCTGTGAGATCTTTGCCTGGTGCCCAGTGGAGACACAGTCCAGGCCAAC GGAGCCACTCCTGAGGGAGGCTGAAGACTTCACCATTTTCATAAAGAACTTCATTCGCTTCCCTAAGTTCAACTTCTCCAA GGACAATGTATTGGAAGTGAGCAACAGAGATTTCCTGAAATCTTGTCGCTTTGGCCCCAAGAATCGCTACTGCCCCATCTTCCATTTGGGGTCCGTGGTCCGCTGGGCAGGGAGCAGCTTCCAGGACATAGCCCTGGAG GGTGGTGTGATAGGAATTCATATTGAATGGGACTGTGACCTTGATAAAGCTGCCTCTGCATGCAACCCACACTATTATTTTAACCGTCTGGACAATAAGCATACAAAGTCTGTCTCCTCTGGATACAACTTCAG GTTTGCCAGATATTACAGAGATGCAGCAGGAGTCGAGTTCCGCAACCTGATGAAAGCCTATGGGATCCGCTTCGATGTGATAGTTAATGGCAAG GCGGGAAAGTTCAGCATCATCCCCACAATCATCAACGTGGGCTCTGGCCTGGCACTGATGGGCGCT GGGGCTTTCTTCTGTGACCTGGTTCTCATCTACATCCTCAAAAAGAGGGAGTTTTACCGTGATAAGAAGTACGAGGAAGTGAG GGGCCGAGAGGACAGGGCCAAGGTAATAGAGCCTGGGCTGCTGGAGGACGAGCCGCCAGGGGGAAGGCGGGAGGAGCAGCCCCCTGCACCACCCAGGAGCAGCAACTGGCAGCAGAATGGTCCCATGGGCCTGCAGCAACTTGGGTCAGCCAG GTCTGGCCTCCAGGAAAATGCCAAGGTGAATGCAGAGCAGCTGCAGACCCTGCAGACAGTGAAGATGTAG
- the P2rx5 gene encoding P2X purinoceptor 5 isoform X3 — protein MGQAGWKSLLLSLFDYKTEKYVVAKNKKVGLLYRLLQLSILLYLVVWVFLVKKSYQDTDTSLQSAVVTKVKGVAYTNTSALGERLWDVADYVIPSQGENVFFVVTNLIVTANQRQGICAEREGIPDGKCSQDNDCHAGEPVIAGHGVKTGRCLRVENSTRGTCEIFAWCPVETQSRPTEPLLREAEDFTIFIKNFIRFPKFNFSKDNVLEVSNRDFLKSCRFGPKNRYCPIFHLGSVVRWAGSSFQDIALEGGVIGIHIEWDCDLDKAASACNPHYYFNRLDNKHTKSVSSGYNFRFARYYRDAAGVEFRNLMKAYGIRFDVIVNGKAGKFSIIPTIINVGSGLALMGAGAFFCDLVLIYILKKREFYRDKKYEEVRSGLQENAKVNAEQLQTLQTVKM, from the exons ATGGGGCAGGCAGGCTGGAAGAGCCTCCTTCTGTCGCTGTTCGACTACAAGACCGAAAAGTATGTGGTCGCCAAGAACAAGAAGGTGGGGCTACTCTACAGACTGCTGCAGCTCTCCATCCTGCTCTACCTGGTGGT ATGGGTGTTCCTGGTGAAGAAGAGTTACCAAGATACTGACACCTCATTGCAAAGTGCTGTTGTCACCAAAGTCAAAGGCGTGGCCTATACCAACACCTCTGCGCTTGGGGAGCGGCTCTGGGATGTTGCTGACTATGTCATCCCATCCCAG GGGGAGAATGTCTTCTTCGTGGTCACCAACCTGATCGTGACTGCCAATCAACGGCAGGGCATCTGTGCTGAG CGTGAAGGCATTCCTGATGGCAAGTGTTCTCAGGACAACGACTGCCATGCTGGGGAGCCTgttatagctgggcatg GAGTGAAGACTGGCCGCTGTCTGCGAGTGGAGAACTCAACCAGGGGCACCTGTGAGATCTTTGCCTGGTGCCCAGTGGAGACACAGTCCAGGCCAAC GGAGCCACTCCTGAGGGAGGCTGAAGACTTCACCATTTTCATAAAGAACTTCATTCGCTTCCCTAAGTTCAACTTCTCCAA GGACAATGTATTGGAAGTGAGCAACAGAGATTTCCTGAAATCTTGTCGCTTTGGCCCCAAGAATCGCTACTGCCCCATCTTCCATTTGGGGTCCGTGGTCCGCTGGGCAGGGAGCAGCTTCCAGGACATAGCCCTGGAG GGTGGTGTGATAGGAATTCATATTGAATGGGACTGTGACCTTGATAAAGCTGCCTCTGCATGCAACCCACACTATTATTTTAACCGTCTGGACAATAAGCATACAAAGTCTGTCTCCTCTGGATACAACTTCAG GTTTGCCAGATATTACAGAGATGCAGCAGGAGTCGAGTTCCGCAACCTGATGAAAGCCTATGGGATCCGCTTCGATGTGATAGTTAATGGCAAG GCGGGAAAGTTCAGCATCATCCCCACAATCATCAACGTGGGCTCTGGCCTGGCACTGATGGGCGCT GGGGCTTTCTTCTGTGACCTGGTTCTCATCTACATCCTCAAAAAGAGGGAGTTTTACCGTGATAAGAAGTACGAGGAAGTGAG GTCTGGCCTCCAGGAAAATGCCAAGGTGAATGCAGAGCAGCTGCAGACCCTGCAGACAGTGAAGATGTAG
- the P2rx5 gene encoding P2X purinoceptor 5 isoform X2: MWSPRTRRWVFLVKKSYQDTDTSLQSAVVTKVKGVAYTNTSALGERLWDVADYVIPSQGENVFFVVTNLIVTANQRQGICAEREGIPDGKCSQDNDCHAGEPVIAGHGVKTGRCLRVENSTRGTCEIFAWCPVETQSRPTEPLLREAEDFTIFIKNFIRFPKFNFSKDNVLEVSNRDFLKSCRFGPKNRYCPIFHLGSVVRWAGSSFQDIALEGGVIGIHIEWDCDLDKAASACNPHYYFNRLDNKHTKSVSSGYNFRFARYYRDAAGVEFRNLMKAYGIRFDVIVNGKAGKFSIIPTIINVGSGLALMGAGAFFCDLVLIYILKKREFYRDKKYEEVRGREDRAKVIEPGLLEDEPPGGRREEQPPAPPRSSNWQQNGPMGLQQLGSARSGLQENAKVNAEQLQTLQTVKM; this comes from the exons ATGTGGTCGCCAAGAACAAGAAG ATGGGTGTTCCTGGTGAAGAAGAGTTACCAAGATACTGACACCTCATTGCAAAGTGCTGTTGTCACCAAAGTCAAAGGCGTGGCCTATACCAACACCTCTGCGCTTGGGGAGCGGCTCTGGGATGTTGCTGACTATGTCATCCCATCCCAG GGGGAGAATGTCTTCTTCGTGGTCACCAACCTGATCGTGACTGCCAATCAACGGCAGGGCATCTGTGCTGAG CGTGAAGGCATTCCTGATGGCAAGTGTTCTCAGGACAACGACTGCCATGCTGGGGAGCCTgttatagctgggcatg GAGTGAAGACTGGCCGCTGTCTGCGAGTGGAGAACTCAACCAGGGGCACCTGTGAGATCTTTGCCTGGTGCCCAGTGGAGACACAGTCCAGGCCAAC GGAGCCACTCCTGAGGGAGGCTGAAGACTTCACCATTTTCATAAAGAACTTCATTCGCTTCCCTAAGTTCAACTTCTCCAA GGACAATGTATTGGAAGTGAGCAACAGAGATTTCCTGAAATCTTGTCGCTTTGGCCCCAAGAATCGCTACTGCCCCATCTTCCATTTGGGGTCCGTGGTCCGCTGGGCAGGGAGCAGCTTCCAGGACATAGCCCTGGAG GGTGGTGTGATAGGAATTCATATTGAATGGGACTGTGACCTTGATAAAGCTGCCTCTGCATGCAACCCACACTATTATTTTAACCGTCTGGACAATAAGCATACAAAGTCTGTCTCCTCTGGATACAACTTCAG GTTTGCCAGATATTACAGAGATGCAGCAGGAGTCGAGTTCCGCAACCTGATGAAAGCCTATGGGATCCGCTTCGATGTGATAGTTAATGGCAAG GCGGGAAAGTTCAGCATCATCCCCACAATCATCAACGTGGGCTCTGGCCTGGCACTGATGGGCGCT GGGGCTTTCTTCTGTGACCTGGTTCTCATCTACATCCTCAAAAAGAGGGAGTTTTACCGTGATAAGAAGTACGAGGAAGTGAG GGGCCGAGAGGACAGGGCCAAGGTAATAGAGCCTGGGCTGCTGGAGGACGAGCCGCCAGGGGGAAGGCGGGAGGAGCAGCCCCCTGCACCACCCAGGAGCAGCAACTGGCAGCAGAATGGTCCCATGGGCCTGCAGCAACTTGGGTCAGCCAG GTCTGGCCTCCAGGAAAATGCCAAGGTGAATGCAGAGCAGCTGCAGACCCTGCAGACAGTGAAGATGTAG
- the Emc6 gene encoding ER membrane protein complex subunit 6, with the protein MAAVVAKREGPPFISEAAVRGNAAVLDYCRTSVSALSGATAGILGLTGLYGFIFYLLASILLSLLLILKAGRRWNKYFKSRRPLFTGGLIGGLFTYVLFWTFLYGMVHVY; encoded by the coding sequence ATGGCCGCGGTGGTGGCCAAGCGGGAGGGGCCGCCGTTCATCAGCGAGGCAGCTGTGCGGGGCAACGCCGCGGTCCTGGATTACTGCCGGACCTCAGTGTCAGCGCTGTCGGGGGCCACGGCCGGCATCCTCGGCCTTACCGGCCTCTACGGCTTCATCTTCTACCTGCTTGCCTCCATCCTGCTCTCCCTGCTCCTAATTCTCAAGGCGGGAAGGAGGTGGAACAAATACTTTAAGTCACGAAGACCTCTCTTTACCGGAGGCCTCATAGGAGGCCTCTTCACCTACGTCCTGTTCTGGACTTTCCTCTATGGCATGGTGCACGTCTACTGA
- the Tax1bp3 gene encoding tax1-binding protein 3 isoform X1, whose product MSYIPGQPVTAVVQRVEIHKLRQGENLILGFSIGGGIDQDPSQNPFSEDKTDKGIYVTRVSEGGPAEIAGLQIGDKIMQVNGWDMTMVTHDQARKRLTKRSEEVVRLLVTRQSLQKAVQQSMLS is encoded by the exons ATGTCCTACATCCCGGGCCAGCCGGTCACTGCCGTGGTG CAAAGAGTTGAAATTCATAAGCTGCGCCAAGGTGAGAACTTAATCCTTGGCTTTAGCATTGGAGGTGGAATTGACCAGGATCCTTCCCAGAATCCTTTCTCAGAAGATAAGACAGACAAG GGCATTTATGTCACACGGGTATCTGAAGGAGGTCCTGCTGAAATTGCTGGGTTGCAGATTGGAGACAAAATCATGCAG GTGAATGGCTGGGACATGACCATGGTCACACACGACCAGGCCCGGAAGAGGCTGACCAAGCGCTCGGAGGAGGTGGTGCGTCTGCTGGTGACCCGGCAGTCGCTGCAGAAGGCTGTGCAACAGTCCATGCTATCGTAG
- the Tax1bp3 gene encoding tax1-binding protein 3 isoform X2: MSYIPGQPVTAVVGIYVTRVSEGGPAEIAGLQIGDKIMQVNGWDMTMVTHDQARKRLTKRSEEVVRLLVTRQSLQKAVQQSMLS, translated from the exons ATGTCCTACATCCCGGGCCAGCCGGTCACTGCCGTGGTG GGCATTTATGTCACACGGGTATCTGAAGGAGGTCCTGCTGAAATTGCTGGGTTGCAGATTGGAGACAAAATCATGCAG GTGAATGGCTGGGACATGACCATGGTCACACACGACCAGGCCCGGAAGAGGCTGACCAAGCGCTCGGAGGAGGTGGTGCGTCTGCTGGTGACCCGGCAGTCGCTGCAGAAGGCTGTGCAACAGTCCATGCTATCGTAG